From the Porites lutea chromosome 5, jaPorLute2.1, whole genome shotgun sequence genome, the window attaaaaatattgaggctgaaatttgcgaaattttaagaatatcaGACGAGTACACCCGAggcttaggtttgaaaaggatgtaattttgtgtgttgaaaatcGTTCATTGTATGTTTGTAACGTAACCCCAGATAATTATTGCTCCCACTCAACGGCAAAACGAAGAAACAGCCAAATGTTTCATGGTAGTGACAGCTCGATGAACAGTACATGAAATACATTTATTGAGCATCCAGAACGCAAAAGGAATGACCAAACCGCAAAAACTGTATGATAAATTCTTCCttatttaaatataatttaagaataatacaagacatattttcagcctaaaatcggccgaaaaataagaatattcagcctaggccagaaaaacaacattctcataaaaaagtaaaacagaTTAGGAGGTCAGAGCTAGCCCACTCTTACCCCTTCCCAATCCCCCCCTCTCAACTTTCACTTTGCTCATGAAAGCAATGCAAATGTTTTCGAAAGCTTTCGAAAGCCCTATTTGCCTGTATAAGTTCTAACATGAGCGAAAGAGTTGTCCGATGACTAACGTTGTAGCTGACTGCGGACAAAATACGACGGGTGGTGGGAGATGTCACGCTCGGATGTCACACAAAACCTTTGGGGAGATGGAGAAGAAAGAGCCTGGAAACTAAGGATGAAAACGCCTTGTTCTTTCTGTACCTTGGTGTTCACGAAAGTCTTTCTGTTCTGATCTTTATGCTTGTACTTTCAGGGTTGGCTTAAATTCTTGCAAATATTTATTCACTTAAGCTTAGTTATAAAATCGTAGGATTAGTTTTCGGGCCGATTATTGGCAAAAACCACACACCAAGATGTCAAAGAAATCGCTAGTATTTGTAACCGGgaatcaaaacaagctgaaagagGTAAGATCTGagtttttctaaattttaaagGAAGCTTTGATACGTGTCCAGCTTCTTCCTTAATCCTGCTTCTGTCTATTTCCCAGCTGTTTATTGGTATACCTGGCAGTGAGTCGTGAAAGTTTCTGTTGCACAAACACATACAGCTTTAAGCTTATGTATATCAAATTCATTTCAAACCTGGAGTGTTCCACCAGCGATGGAGCCAGCCTCGAGCTCGCTGAGGCCATTTGATCCCATCCATAATTCAGTTTAGACGtcgtaaaattaaaattttactgCTTGAACAGGGAGATTCTCCATCACTGGGCGCAGTTCTTTTGAATGTACACTCAATTTCGTCACAGGTCTTGaatgtcttttttattttattttataaggtGGTAGCAATTTTAGGGGAGGCTTTTCCATGGAAAGTGGAGTCTAAAAATATAGACTGTAAGTATcaaaataattatcatcattAAAGGTTACAGCTGCAGCCAACGTGAAGGCTGCATATAATGGATTTGATTTGTACTATTATTTTATGCTGCCCGTCTTCTAAAAAAAGAGCTAGATGTGGGGAGACACACCAGCAATGCATAGTACAGGTGCAAACATGTAGTCATTAGAATCTACTGCCAGGATATCAACTCAGGTGACAACCTGAATTTTGCTTGCACCTAGTGAGGGGAGCAAGCTAGGGAATTGGtacagtggtgagagcactcatGCTCTTCCCAATAAGGAGGAcagggttcaaatcccagctttaacgccatatgtgggttgagtttcttgttggttctctcctttgctccaagcggttttttctccgggtactctggTTTTTCCCTGTCCTCAAAAActaacatttccaaattccaatgtAACAAAGAACCACTCTGTGGAAGGGTTACCTGTAAACCGTTAAGTTGTGTGCTTGCACTGATCAGCATTCAGAGCAGTTCAACTGACAAAAATTCTGATGTTTGTGTCTCTAGCAATAACCTGTCAGGCTTTATGAACATCAAAACAGCCCTTTCCTTACTAAAAATTCAAAGGTTTGGCTCTTAAATTAGTTGCAGTGTTAATAGTGGCCAATTATTCAGATACACGTTATTTCTACACAGTAGTTTCAGCATATCACAATATGTATGTACATACAAATGATATGTAAATACTATTTTTATAGTACCTGAATTTCAAGGTGAACCTGATGACATATCAAGGGAAAAATGTAAAGTTGCAGCTAGAGAGGTTGGTAATTTTAAAACcatagaaatgtaaaaatagaaaataaagaatgtgaagaatttttgtcacttttacAAGGTTTatacaaaatcttgaattcttgaaaaagtcttgaatttaaATTTGCAATGCAATTTTCCAGTATGGAAAAAGTTGCAAAAAGTCTGgaagtttttttcaaagctacgaCAAGTGATtataagttaatttttttcctttgcttggtCAATCCCATTCAAATCATTCAATCTCTCCCATAGCCAAGACATTCAATCACAGAATGAGAAGTTTCAGAACTCTCTTAATTCCGCGTTGCACCATGGTTACTGTGCATTATAATGATTATCAATGCATCATCTGTTGATCACCTATTCAATAATAgtctaattaaaaaataaattattattttggaaaaaagtctggATTCAAAAAAGGTCaatgaattttggatccaaaaacaACTGCTCGAACCCTGCTTTTGACTCATATTTTAGAACTTGAAAGAAAGTGAATTACTGCAGTCAGTTACCTAtagttgttttgtttacatttgtcAGATTCAGGGTCCAGTGATAGTTGAAGAcacttgtttatgtttttctgCATTGGGAGATCTTCCAGGACCTTATGTGTGAGTTACTGGTACACAATCAGCATAATTTTTTACTTGTGACATTGGCTGTCTTCCACTTCCCTTGCATATTTCTCTACTCAATTGTATTTTCTAGTTATTTATTCTTATAAAAACTTAACCTTTGTCAAGCTCTTTATATTATTGGGTACTTAGAGATTATTATTCTCATATTGACCCTTCTCAGGAAATGGTTCTTGAAGAAATTAGGGCCTGAAGGTAGGCTTAAGGTGCATTGccttactttgtttttgttatgaCTTTTATGTTAAGTATGAATGATTATTTTATCCACTGTTTGACTTGCCTGTAACCTCAAACaatcatttttcatgacccaaATTTGAGGTATACTAAAATTTGCAGTGAGTTAACCTCCACTCTCAGAAGTTCCAATAAAAGTCAGTTGCTCACTTACATCCAAGGGGAGCTGAGAGTTGCAACCCAGCATTGTTGGACTGTTTGAGAATTAGGTTAGCACTGAGTTGGTTTAAATCGGTCAAGCCATTGAATTAGTTGTGTGCTGATGACAGAGCTTTTTCTCCATAAGGACAGACGGAACAGTTTAAGAATTTTAGCCATCACAATGTGGCTTTGTAATATTGAGTGAAATTAATTAATCAGTGAGGAACAGTAACTGTTGTGGATGCACCAGATGACATCTAATAAATATGGCTTGAAATATTATTAATGTCTGGCTGTAAGTGTGTTGTTAACTGCTTTTTCATCTTTATACTTCTCAAGCTCATTAATAATTcctaaagaaaattcaaaggaaattaatgtttaatgagtgtttggatatcagatgaaaaactgctcatttttgcatccttaatttctccttgaaaaaagattttgtttgagaaaaaatatcaaacattcgacaacgtgtttcatcaccagatgaaacacctcgaagtttgtcaaaaatactccgctgcgcgtcgtattttcaactctcttctccgtgtttcatctggtgatgaaacactgcgtctcatgtttgatatattacttgatGACTTACGTTTCTGTTAAGTGCATCAATAATTAGTACACTCAATCAGATGACTTTTTTAGGCATCTGCCTAATTGCTTCCCTCAGATGTCTTCTAGTGTAAACTACGTCATGTCTGAATTGCCACTTTCCACAGCCTGTTtagtttaatatttattatcaGTGAAAACTTTCTTCAGTTTCCAAGAATTATACTTGTATACATTTAAAGTTTGATTTATCGCCTGGGATTTAGTGGAACAGCTAccaaagtttgtttatttttaggtTTGCACAGACTCTTAACAGGCTGGGAAGACAAGTCTGCATATGCACTCTGTACATTTGCCTACTCAACTGGGAATCTAAAGGACCCTGTCATGCTATTTAGAGGAAAGACAATGGTATTACACCAGAGACTACATAATCTCACTTAAGTTTTTAGCGATAGTACTGTCCACCTTCTCAAAGTGAAAACAGAAAGAGAGCATAAAAAGGATATTAGTCATTGCacattaaaaactaaaaacacttGTATCCCCTGTGTAGTAGGAGTTTCTGTTTGAGTTTGTTTCAGAAGTTGTAATGtgaatgaaataaaatggaAGAAATTAAGGTCAGGGCTAGGCTTCTGAAACATATTCCTTAATATTTCAGGGTTCAGTTCATTTGTAGTTTGTATATAGTAAATACTAGATAACTGTTTGTTAACATTTACTCTCTTGAAAATCAAAACACGAATCACATTACTGAAGCTTAACACACAAAATCAGCAAACTGTTAAAGGAAGAATCTTTGTGATGCTGAACCCCCAGAAGGATGGAAACTCTTGGTGATCACTACTACTGATTTTGACTTCATTAATTTCTTAAAGTTAACTCAAGCATGTTTGTAATTGCATGTTTGTTTGCACTTGTCTCAACTACATTGTAATGAACCTCTCTTCTTTAAAGGGTAAAATTGTTGAACCCAGAGGTCCAAGGAATTTTGGATGGGATCCTTGTTTTCAACCTGATGGCTTTGATCAAACGTGAGTATAATAATACTGATGAAGTCCAAATTAATTTTGAGGAATTTTTGCATTGATTAGTTATGATTTGTTGAAACTTTTGATTTTACAGGTATGCAGAGATGGCatcagaaataaaaaattctatCTCTCACAGAGGCAAGGCTCTCAAAACCTTAAAGGAGTACTTTGAGGATGCAAAGGCCAATGATGACTTTCAGGAACCAGAAAATAAGAGACCAAAAAACTTTACTGATACAAAATAACCCACAAAAACTAATTCATTTACCCAGACATGTGCATGTACACTCTAGTTAAACACGCttagtttttattaaaatcatttGCTTTTTCTGACTAGTGCAGTTTTTATGATATTTGTTGTTTAATTTAACTTTTGGAATTGTCATTTGGTTAAGGGCGACAAAAATATCCCCGTATAAAACTCAATGGTGCGCGTTATGCGAtgtctgtttccttttttttttccttattactTCGTAATAGCGTAATAGCCTGATTACTCTTTTTCTCTTGTAGTAGTATGTTTTGGCTAATTTGACATTAAGtgctcttctttctctttttccttctttcctcTTCTCTGCCTGTAaacttttacaattttacagtcTTCTCCTTCCCTATGTCGGTcctttcgttttctctttcaatAGGAGAGTGTTCTGTGTTGTTTTCCTTAAAATCGTCTAAGCGAAttaccaaaaagaaattatccaCGCACGGAATTTAAAACCGTAACAACTAAGGAAGTAAAAACAGTGTCGGTAATATAACGAAGAAAATAATAGCACCGCCGGCAATAGCGTAACAACGTAATAACAAATAACGAAGAATATAATAGCATCGCCGGCAATAGCGTAACAACGTAGTAACAAATAAAGTAATATCTTGGCCAGTACGGTAATAGTGTAACAacgtaataaagaaaaaatagcacCGCTGTGGACCATAGCGTAACAACATAATAACAAAGAAGATGATTATACCGCCGTAATAGCGTAACAACGTAACAACAAATAATTGTGTAACAacgtaataaagaaaaaatagcacCGTCGCGGACCATAGCTTAACAAGGTATCAGCGATGATTACACCACCGCGGACCATAACGTAATAACAAATAAGATGATTATACCGCCGTAATAGAGTAATAACGTAATAACAAAGAAGATGATTATACTTGATCACACTCATGAAAAAGAATTTGCGTTCCGTCAGGCATTAGCACCAGACTATTTTATGTCCCTTGTTATTGTTCCTGAAAAACCCCAATGGGGAGGTTCAATCAAGAATGTATGTTTGTATACAGAATGTATGTTTCGATATGTTCGTATACAAGACGCCATGATGCACTTCTTTGGCAGCCATATATGATGCAAACCACAGTCGAACTTAATTGTTCACGTAGTATCAAGTCGAGTAACAAACTTAATCGCTCTGCCAAACCGAATTcaaaactttgattcagacaTCGTGCTTttgtcgtgcttctgccgtgcttgTGTCGAACAGAAGCAAGTTTgtgcagattggtgcactttggtgcaacttggtgcagattagtGGAATTTGGttcaacttggtgcagattggtgcactttggtgcaacatggtgcagtttggtgcaacttggtgcagattggtgcaccATGGTGCAGTTTGATGCACCTTGGTGCAGATTGCTGCAACTTGGTGCACTTTGGGGCAACTTAGTGATGCgtggtgcaacatggtgcagtttggtgcaagttggtgcaacatggtgcagtttggtgcaagttggtgcaacttggtgcagatcaGTGCAAgatggtgcagtttggtgcaactaggtgcagattggtgcaaattggtgcaacatggtgcagtttggtgcaacttggtgcacttTCAtggaacttggtgcagtttggggcaacttggtgcagattggtgacacttggtgcaatttggtgcaacatggtgcagtttggtgcaacttggtgcagattggtgcactttggtgcaacttggtgcagattagtgcaacatggtgcagtttggtgcaacttggtgcactATGGTGCCACTTagtgcaatttggtgcaacttggtgcagattggtggaacatggtgcagtttggtgcaacttggtgcacttTCAtggaacttggtgcagtttggtgcaacttggtgcagattggtgcactttgatgcaacttggtgcagattagtGCAACATGTTGCAGTTTGCTGCaacttggtgcactttggtgccactaagtgcaatttggtgcaaccTGGTACAGAATAGTGCAgcatggtgcagtttggtgcaatttggtgcagaTTGCTGCAAGTTGGTGCAGACTAGTGCAACaaggtgcagtttggtgcaccttggtgcagattggtgcaacttggtgcaatttggtgtaGATTGGTGCACTTTGGCCCAACTTAGTGATGAgtggtgcaacatggtgcagtttggtgcaagttggtgcaacttggttcagagtagtgcaacttggtgcagattagtGCAAgatggtgcagtttggtggaacttggttcagattggtgcaacttggtgcaaattggtggaacatggtgcagtttggtgcaacttagtgCACTTTCGTGGAagttggtgcactttggtgcaatttggtgcagattggtgctttttggtgcaacttggtgcagtttggtgaaCTTGGTGCACTTTGTTGCAACTTAGTGCAAtgtggtgcaacttggtacagATTGGTGCAgcatggtgcagtttggtgcaacttggtgcagattggtgaaagttggtgcactttggtgcaacatggtgcagtttggtgcaacaaggtgcaatttggtgcaacttggtgcaatttggtgcagattggtgcactttggtgcatcGTAGTGATGAgtggtgcaacatggtgcagttTAGTGCAACTTGGTGGACATAAGTGCAGGATGGCGCAGTTTGGAGCAACTTGGTGCAAACTAGTGGAACATGGTGtggtttggtgcaacttggtgcagtttggtgcaacttggtacagATTGGTTCaacttggtgcactttggtgcaacatggtgcagtttggtgcaacttgtccagattggtgcaacttggtgcagattggtgcaatttggtgcaacttggtgcagattagtgcaacatggtgcagtttggtgcaacatggtgcactttggtgcaacttAGTGCACCGTGCACATCGGTGCAACATGGTGCAATTTCGTGCagcttggtgcagattggtgtagcactgtgcagtttggtgcagcTTGGTGCAGATTAgtgcaacatggtgcagtttggtgcaacttagtgCACCGTGCACATCAGTACAAcatggtgcaatttggtgcagcTTGGTGTAGCACTGTGCAGTTTTGTGCAGCTTGGTGGAgattggtgcaagttggtgcagatTAGTGCAACATTGTGCAGTTTGGTGCaccttggtgcagattggtgcactttggtcCAATTTAGTGATGAGTGGTGCAgcatggtgcagtttggtgtaagttagtgcaacttggtgcagagtagtgcaacttggtgcaggttAGTGCAAGATGGTGCAGTGTGGTGGAACTTGGttcagattggtgcaacttggtgcagattagtGCAAcgtggtgcagtttggtgctacttggtgcaacttagtgcaatgtggtgcaacttggtacagACTGGTGCAGcgtggtgcagtttggtgcagattggtgcaagttggtgcacttcggtgcaacatggtgcagtttggtgcaacaaggtgcaatttggtgcaatttggtgcagattggtgcactttggtgcaacttAGTGATGAgtggtgcaacatggtgcagtttagtgcaagatggtgcagtttggtgcaactttgttcagattggtgcaacttggtgcaaatTGGTGGAACATGGTGTGgtttggtgcaacttagtgCACTTTCGtggaacttggtgcagtttggtgcagattggttcaacttggtgcagactggtgctttttggtgcaacttggtgcagattagtGCAACAttgtgcagtttggtgcagattggtgcaacttggtgcagattggtgcaatttggtgcaacttggtgcagattagtGCAACATTGTGCAGTTTGGCGCAACATGGTGCAACTTAGTGCACCGTGCACATCGGTGCAAcatggtgcaatttggtgcagcACGGTGCAGCTTGGTGGAGATTagtgcaagttggtgcagatTAGTGCAACATGGCGCAGTTTGGCGCAACATGGTGCAACTTAGTGCACCGTGCACATCGGTGCAAcatggtgcaatttggtgcagcACGGTGCAGCTTGGTGGAGATTagtgcaagttggtgcagatTAGTGCAACATGGCGCAGTTTGGTGCaccttggtgcagattggtgcaatttggtgcaggttggtgcaCTTTGGTCCAACTTAGTGATGAgtggtgcaacatggtgcagtttggtggaagttggtgcaacttggttcagattggtgcaacttggtgcaaatTGGTGGCACATGGTGCAAGTTTgtgcagattggtgcactttggtgcaacttggtgcagactAGTGTAACATTGTGCAGTTTGGTGCTACTTGGTGCAACTTagtgcaatttggtgcaacttggtacagACTGGTGCAGCTTGttgcagtttggtgcagattggtgcaagttggtggAACATGGTTCAGTTTGGTGCAACaaggtgcaatttggtgcaacttggtgcagattggtgcactttggtgcaacttAGTGATGAGTGGTGCAACGTGGTACAGTTTAGTGCAAgatggtgcagtttggtgcaactttgTTCAGAttggtgtaacttggtgcaAATTGGTGGAACATGGTGcggtttggtgcaacttggtgcacttTCGtggaacttggtgcagtttggttcaacttggtgcagactggtgctttttggtgcaacttggtgcagattagtgcaacatggtgcagtttggtgcaacttggtgcagattggtgcaacttggtgcagattggtgtaatttggtgcaacttggtgctttttggtgcaacttggtgcagattagtGCAACATGGGGCAATTTGGTACAACTTGGTGCGTCAttgtgcagtttggtgcaacctggtgcaagttggtgcagagTAGTGCTacatggtgcaacttggtgcagtttggggCAAGTTGGTGCAcattggtgcaatttggtgcaacttggtgcagattgttcAAACAAGGTGCAGATTAGTGCAACTTGGTGCCCCTTGGTTCAATTTTGTGGACTTTGGTGctgtttggtgcaacttggggcaacttggtgcagattagtGCAACTGGGTTCTGattggtgcaacatggtgcagattagtgcaacatggtgcagtttggtgcaccttggtgcaacttggtgcagattggtgcactttggtcCAACTTGGTGCAAGAtggtgcaggttggtgcaacttgatgcagattggtgcaacatggtgcagcTTGGTGCATTGTTACGCTATTACGGGAAGGTTCTTCACTCTTCTTTCTTCTAAGCATTAAAGCTACTGTAAAAAGCAAGTGTTTCATTCTTATTACGTTGTTACGCTATTACGGCAAGGTTCTTCACTCTTCTTTCTTCTAAAAATTAAAGCTACTGTAAAAAGCAAGTGTTTCATTCTTATTACGTTGTTACGCTATTACGGCAAGGTACTTCACTCTTCTTTCTTATTGGCATCAAAGCTACTGTAAAAAGCAAGTGTTTCATTCTTATTACGTTGTTATGCTATTACGGCAAGGTTCTTCACTCTTCTTTCTTATTAGCATCAAAGCTACTGTAAAAAGCAAGTGTTTCATTCTTATTACGTTGTTACGCTATTACGGCAAGGTTCTTCAGTCTTTTTTCTTCTTAGCATTAAAGCTACTGTAAAAAGCAAGTATTTCATTCTTATTACGTTGTTACCCTATTACGGCAAGGCACTTTACTACCCTTCTTTCTTATTAGCATCAAAGCTACTATCAGAGAGTAATTAAGCCGGCGATATCAACCCCCACTAAAAACCCTTAAGGACATCTTTCTAACCAGAGTAAACAAGAGGTAATGGTCTTGTACAGTAATCACTTTCTTATTATTACGCTATTCAAGCgtaataagaaaaaaggaagaaatggCTATCACATTCTGGGCGATAGtgtgcaataataataataattcatttatttctattaatttaagcattttaatttatatgttgtgattcaattttatccttgctttacattttcttttcttttgtttttgggtacaTGTACACCTGTATGATaatgattttgaaacaaaagaaaatataatttaatCCAAGGATACACTTGAGCCACAACATGACAGTGAATACAATGCTCTTGTGGAGAGATGATTTTGCCTCTTATTTTTTTGCCATAAACTGTTGTTCCGTTAGATTAATAGTAAATTATTTTGAGAGACAAAAGGAGAGAAGTTAATTAAgatattttcaaaaatctcgAGTTAACTATACAACACATTGTAGCTCTGTACAGGTTTTGCATGTTTATATGAAGATTAGACAGACGTAAATCGTCTAAAAGTATCAAGGTTATCAATAAAATTCATTTATGGCAAAAAATAAGtgataaattataattttttcacATCTTCCTTATCTGAAGATATAGTAATGataaaaaatcctaaaatcaagCATTAAAACCTATTAGGCCTGTTAACATGGAGGTGAGGGACCCCAGGTAAGTGAGGTAAAcaacttaggtggggtaacctgcaTGTCCCTATAATCTGTCATATGGTCACCCCATGTATCATGCAGGGGttgcaataaaaattgaagtagccagcaggtttgaatagagttACCGACTGTATCAAAAGGGGGCCATTAGTCCACTTTATATAAaaggagtggggggggggggggggtgtctgGGGACGTGTTTCCCCAGATAATTGGTTCTGGGGACTGTTAAAACTGAGGATAAAAGAGtatgtttttcattcaagaaaatgtagctttcattcAACTTTTGATTTATCAGTTACAATCAATTCCtgcaagcaatgaacaaatgatgaaaactaaagTATGTACTTTTGCATGTTCTGCGTAAACCTATAAAGAAACTGGtgaaaattgactgaaatatagCATTTACATGACCAAAGCAAAACATAAAGCCAGTGGGCCTTATATGAAAACATATCATAATTACATTTTCATCCAGattttacaaataaaaaaaattataaagttattcaaactagttccttcttctttctagaaaaaagtaGCCGAAATCTGTGAGCAAATTAGCCGACTCGTTTCGTTAGCCAtaggtgcttattgaaacccctgatcatgtaaacgtgatcataTGGACAgctggcgggttaccccacctaagagggtacctcacctacctggggtcccccacctccatgtaaacaggcccttagccTGGTTTGAATGTATGGCCTGAAAGCAAGAATGTTTTCTCTTATACTAAATCACCATTTGGGAATCCACCCACACCCTGTACACATTTTCATATCTTGTTCATGAGCGTTTGCACAATTCTTTTGTCTTTCTTCCACTAAAGCTGGAAGGTTGACATGGGTGCCATCGCAATAAGGAGGATTCTTAGTGTGTTTACAGCAACAGATTGTATAGATTGTCTGAGGTTTGTCAGGGACCTTCCATTTCATTGACTTGAATCCAGTTGACTTGTGTCTTCCTACAAACACATTTCCATAAAAAGACAGTACTTTAGTGGCTGATAATGGAAGTGGATATATAATatgattctattttttcttttagtttactATGCCTCTTCTGTTTATTTTGCATATATTGTCTTTGGCACTTTTTTGAACGGCATTATAACTGGAGTAGAACTCCTGGCTGACTCAAACTGAATTTAGTTTCCCTTAATGATCAAAAGTTAGCCCGATAACTCAAATTCTGGTCCTTGCAACTCAGCACCTCTTCCATCTCATTAGCTCTTCTTGTAGTGTAATAATAAccttttaaggttaaattttaaagaattttcacTAGAGTCATTTGAATTTAATTAGTGGAAGGAAAAAATCAATTATGAGTCATACTACATATGTAGATCATGTGCTAAAGTTTCTGATGATAAAATATATGCCTGGAAACATTCAGGCATTATGTGTGAGTCTCATGGCTGCCAACTAAAGACATCGATCTCATGCATCAAGAACAATATTTCTCATGCTAAACTCACAAATCCAGATATAGAGTTCTTTAACacattattaataacaaaaattaaattaaatattcccaaaatgaaaacattcaAAAAAGGCA encodes:
- the LOC140937496 gene encoding inosine triphosphate pyrophosphatase-like, giving the protein MSKKSLVFVTGNQNKLKEVVAILGEAFPWKVESKNIDLPEFQGEPDDISREKCKVAAREIQGPVIVEDTCLCFSALGDLPGPYVKWFLKKLGPEGLHRLLTGWEDKSAYALCTFAYSTGNLKDPVMLFRGKTMGKIVEPRGPRNFGWDPCFQPDGFDQTYAEMASEIKNSISHRGKALKTLKEYFEDAKANDDFQEPENKRPKNFTDTK
- the LOC140938547 gene encoding uncharacterized protein, with the protein product MSEPDGASGEAKKKSAKASKYQFGTLCPHVTMYGPSTVENLAPGKTMKWCTCGLSEKQAWCDGRHKSTGFKSMKWKVPDKPQTIYTICCCKHTKNPPYCDGTHVNLPALVEERQKNCANAHEQDMKMCTGCGWIPKW